The nucleotide sequence AATCTCATTTTAAAACACTATTATTGAAAAACTATGATTAAAAAGAGTTGATACaatgaaatattctaatattccCAGATCCTGTATTTGTTATTTTCATTAACTATGAGCTAAAATGCGAAATGAAAAGACTTAAAATTGTCACTCTTTATCATTTTACCTTGTTTAGATACTTTTATTTAGCTGTAAAAGTGGATTTTTTAACCGTAAAAGTGGATTCCAGTGCAGCGTTGAGTTGCATTCCCTGCAGACTCACCAGGCTTTAAAATCTGTGTCCTATAAATAACAATGAATGAATCCAATGTGACATGAGCAGATCGCTGTTtttctcacgcacacacacacacactcacacactcacacaaaaccAACCCAGGGGCGACTGAAGAGTCGAGGAcaaaacacatctgtgtgtcAAGAGCGTCATCCTCATCCTGTTCTTCATCCTCaccatcaccctcagcttcaaATCCTTTTACTCAACCCATAATCtcacaataaatcaataaaaaatgtcacaaattaaACTTTTAATTGTTCACACAGCTTACATAATCTTTACATTTTTGCTAATGACCATCAAAAGTGTTGCTATAGTTACACTCTATTATggttattattaaaaaaatgagtgtACAGATTTTGAATTAATTTTCagtatgtttgtttttgacgATAGCTTAAAACAGTGCCATCCAGTGGCTGAAATCAGGAATCACACATTGTTCATTTATaaatgcagtttgtttgttgttgtttttttatttcgagtcacatcagaaaacatgaaaaaaaatctggatatTTTTATGACTTTTCTAGGattagataaaaataaaaacatattgtAATTCATCACTTCTCTTATCACCAAACTGAAGATGTTTATTGACATAAAAATTAATCTCAGTGTGTAGTTGTTCAGAAGAGCTTCGATACATTAATTTCTATTATGATTATCAGTGACGATTATCAcgattatttctttttttattggtcTGATTTGATggggaaaaatatatatatttattcacCGAATCCCAGTATTTGAAACAGGAATTACATGATTAATATAATAATATGTTATTATATCATTCAAAGTGAATTTGGCCGAAGACTGAAACAATAAACGGGAACATTTACAGTTGATTATAAATGTGATGCTGGTTGACATCAGgtctggatccattcagcactGAGGTGGTCTGAAGACTGGAATCACTTCGAATAGATGTAAATTATTGCTTGAATATTTTGCTTTGATCTGTTTTAAAATAAGATTCTGTTCACACGAgaacgtttccagtgaaaacgcgtcattttaaaacagctgtgtttccagtggctccgagcatcGCTGTCATGTAGCGGTTCACTGAGGAATATTAAGGCTGTAAAAATCATGTTGATTTTGATGAGTAGTTCTAggcttccctcctcctcctcctcctcctcctccctctctggatCTCTCTCCCACCCCAGCAGAGGACATCTCGGGCTGAGAGCTCGGCTCTCGTCCTCTCGCTGTCGTGTCGCGTCTCGTGCCGACTCACGCGCTCTCGGCCTCCATCGATTCGCCCGAGAGTCACATCCACTGTACTTCCTGTCATGCTTGACTCCACAGCGGGAGGCGGGAGGCTCTGGCAGCCCGGCGCAACGCTTTACATAACATGCAGTGAAGTATCGGCGAGAGGCGGACTGGAGGCGGTGATCTGTGAACGACCGGGCCTCTCCACCCgcaggcggaggggggggggggggggggggggggggggggggagctcaGTGCTTCCCACCAGGAAGGAGACGTGAATTCAGCGTCAGAGCCAAACGCTCATCAACCCACGCCGAGAAACCTTTTAAACACGAAGCTCCGGCCCTCTCTGGCGCCGCCTGTGGCCACGCACTGTATCTACATCCATCGATCTCTTTGGGGAAACTcattctctgcatttaacccggCTCATTGACGCTGCtctgcagagctggagagcGAAGCAGCGGCGGTAAGAGTGTGGTCGGCGCTCACCCGCACGCGGCTCATGGCTTCCTGCGCCTGCTGCATGCGGGCGCTCTTGGTGGGCGTCCGCTCCGACAGCAGGTGGGTGCAGCCCAGGTACGTGGCGGCGAAGATGATGCCGTCGATCAGATCCTCGGGGTCGCACGGTCCAGGGACTGCACGAGACACAGCGGCCGGttagccacacacacatctacacacacgCAAAGTAGCGCATTGACTTTCATTGATTCCCCGCAGACTGATTATTATTTTCCTCACTCTCAAAATGAATATTTACCTAATCTGGGCTTCATCTCGTCTCCAGAAAGACGAGAAATCCCACAACGAGTGTGTAAACAGTTACTCAACGCGAGTAATACAAGTTTCCTCCACATCATTCACACAACATGTGAAATTAAATCTAATTACAGAGAAATAGAGAGTAAAAACAATACAATCACTACAGGATTtacttctatttttttgttgagGATCAAAGGTTTGCATCATGAGAGTGACTTTAGATTTAATGGATGATTTTCAGTCTGATTTGCTGAGACCTTTAATACATTTATTGATGTTATGACTGTTTTAGTGTAAATTatgttcttctgctgctgtaaGAATAAATAATCATTCGGTGAACGTGTAAACCAGAGGAGGgcaaaatacactttttttgtATATAATATTGAAGTGATACAGCCAGAAACATGTTTATATTGGATCCTTATTCTACATATCTGGGACAAATATGTGCATAAAGATAAAGATTCCTTCGTTGTAATTCAAACTCTGCACGTCCAGATCCAGTGAAATGCTCGGAGTTAGCAGATCTGTCTGCCAGGGTCTTCATGCAGAacttcccacacacacaaaatattcaGACCAATAGAAATGCACATGCATTATAAAGTCTGCTCACAcagcgttcacacacacacacacacacacacacacacacacacacacacacacacacacacacacactggaattaCACATGAGAGATCAatgttctgataaaaaaaaaaaaaagaagaagaaaaaaatctgcggATATCTTTGTATCTATAAATGTATGAATTTACCACCGTGGGTTCCTGAGCAAGACGCTCAAAGGACTTTCCtcaaaaggattaaaaaagTATGATCCTTCTTCTTCTAAATTATTGATTAGACTGAATAAGTTTTAAATCTACAACCCTCGcagatgtttctcctcacaGCAGATGAATTCAGACGTAATCATTTTATTCTGAAGTCATCTAATCTGGAgcctctgatttacattttaTGAGTTTTTAACATGTGaggggtgtgtttttttttccccataattCACTTTATTCAAGAGCATCACtgcaaaatgactttttttgaAGTCAGGTTATTGATCTCTGCTTCTGAGGAAATCAAACAATCGATCATCTAAATGAGCCAAAGGAAATCCCAGCTGGTTTTTCTTGGAACTGATTTACTTTTGAAGATGAGAATCAATGATCTGATCTAATGAAAACTCCACCTAACATCTGCAAACGTCCAATAAGAAACAGAACCCAAACTGACTGAAAAGTTGGAGCAATGATCACATGAAAAGCcgtggagaggaggagcgggTGAAAAGGGGGGATTTTTCAGATGGGAATCTACTCACCGTCCACGAATGTGGGGAAGGGAGGAAGAGATCTGCGGATCTGAcaaggaagcagaagaagaagaaaaaaacatccttaTTATTTCTACTCACATAGCGCAGCTCGCGGCTCGCTCATTGAAATTCTGCACGTCTTCCACTGCTGCCAGCCTCTTCGCCGCTGACAGATTAACACCTTGTCAAAGATGCCTCACCTCCAGCAGATTTATCACGACGCTCCACTTTCATTTTTTACGTCGCTCGGCCAGAGATTGTTGAAGATCTAAATTTCCAGGGGTGCTCAGTGTAATGAAACTGCTCCTACCGGATAGGATCAAGCACCAGCTCAAAGTGTTGGTGCTTAAACAGGATTAATTCCTGTCGtagagacctgtaggccttcaTGTGGCTCAGTTAGACCAAAATATAGAATTATAAATACATGGAATTTTCATATACAAGCTTGTAACAATTCAGTGAAAGCTGAACTGTTACTGGAGCCTCCCCGGGTTTCTTCTCGTGAGGAGCTGCGGATACTGGCCGACACTTTTCCGATTCGTTTCCAGTGAACGTCTTACCTCCTGGACGGTGGGTTTCTGCGGAGGAGACTGCGGCTGAACCTGCGCTCGCGTCTGAGGAGCGGGagcctgctgctgatgctggcACCGCTGGTGCTGATGGGGCGGCGCCTGGCCGCTGTACGCCTGCGGCGGGGCACACGTCTGCGGCGGCCTCGCCGCGTCTCTCTGCTGCGGCTGGGGGccttgctgttgctgttggtgttggtggtgttggtgttggtgttggtggtggtgatggttgTGTTGCGGCTGCTGTTGGTGGTAGTGCTGGGGATTGGGCGGCCTGGATGACTCGGCTCTCTGAGGACTGACCGGAGAATAGCGGGAAGGAGACTCCACGGCCGAGTGGGAGGGGGAGCGAGGAGAGGACTGAGGAGAGGGAACAGAAAAGGGGGACAttaaaaaactgcagatcattGAGAACAACTCGTGCGGGCAGCTAATTCAGGGGACGAATGAGTCAAGTTTCGGGCGCTAATCCAGGTGTCATTAAATGAACTGACGGCCGGGGCTGTAAATCTTGTAAAACTTCCTGGAAGCAACGGCATAATTCAATAGTGCCGACTATAACGGCCAAAGTCAGGCAAAGCCTCCACCTACCTCAGATAGTCTCTATTCAAAGACAAATCAAGGAAAAATTCTAAAATACAACCCAAAAAGTTTCTTCAATTGTTGTGATCTGGAGGCTTTAAAAGGAGGGTCACTCTCAAGAAAAGACAAGTAATTTCAGACCTAATACTATTAACTGCCACATGTTGTCAGCATCTTCCACTTGTTTGTGTCTGAAAAGCCATCAACAATGGGATCTGTTCTTTAAAACGTGATAGGAAATCTCACTAATGTATGATGAAGCTTTTGAATATGGAGATTCATGCTGATTCATTCTGGTTATACTCTGAAGTTACATGTTTCCTCGCTCTCTACAGCATCACTACAATGCCGCAGATTCAGCTTCTGTTTGATAGATCTTATTTTTATCTTCCACCAACACAAAAGAATCTTTGTAACTGCAAGAATCAGGACAAATAGGAACAGTTTCAGAAAGCTTAGTAAAAACTTGGTTTTCCATCTCTGTCTTCACGGCTGGACAAACAGCTCTTTTACACAAGTCCTGTACCTACCCATCGACTGGGAACGGAAAACACCCAGGACTCACGTGGCCGGTGGAGGTCTGCAGTGGGTACGACTCCTCTGTGGGGCTCACTTCCTGCCTCATCACCCAGATCGGCTCCACGGGCTGGTCGGGTGTGTATGGGGAGCGCACCGTCTTCGTCTTCACCCCTTCAATCGCTTCCTTGATGTCTTTGATGGCCAGGCTGATGGCGTCTCCTGAAGCTTTCgtgccctcctccccccgctcATCCGGGGTCTCCCCTGAACTGCTCTGCCCGGACGACGAGGTCTTGGCTTGGGTTTCTTGTGGTTTGGACGCGTGCCTGTGGATTTTAGGAACGGGGCTGTGATCGTCGCTGTCACTCTCCCCGTCGGACTGGCCGTCGTAGTGGTGCAGGCGGCAGCCGACAGACCGGTCCTGCGGGGAGTGGCGTAAACCGCGGTCCCTCCCTGGTCTCGGAGCGTGGTGCGAGTTCTCAGTGGGGGGGTTACGGGTCCCTTTTTGTACATTCTCCTGTCTCCGGTTGGTATAGGGCTCCTGGCGGGACATCTGTGGCACCGTGTTGGGCTCAGTCCTCCGCCTGCGAGGCTCCTTGAGTAACTCAGGGTACGAGGTCTTGAGGGGTTCGGGGAAAGAGTTTGGATGAGATTTAGGCTCTGAGTAGGCAGGCTCATGGTAAGTCTTCTGATGGGATTCTGTATAAAACTCTGCATAGGTTTTAGGATAAGattcagagcaggaagtggagtggGACAGAGAGCATGATTCAGAACAATCCTCATCGTCCTCATCTGGTAGCGTTTCGCTGTCGGGTATGGGGCTCATACTGGTGTCCTCGCTGAAGTGGTCCAGCTGGGGAAAAGGCGGAACATCGGGGGAAGACGGGGGAGTTGGTGACTGGAGCGGTGGCGGACTGTGGAGTGGCCCGTCCATGCTGAGGGAGGCGGCACTCTCCGTGTCAGAGCAGAGATCTGTGATTTCACTTCCCTGGCCTGCAGGATCCTCGTCGACATGGCCCGTCACTTCCTCCTGATCCTCTTCCACCTGCTCGGCACGTTCGTCAGGCTTCTCATCggggctgcagctctgctgaccTGCGACTGCCTGGCAGTCCTCTTGCTCcaacacttcttcttcttcttcagcagtgttttctttgacttCCTCCGATACTTCTTCACCTCCAGATTTATGCTCTTGAaggtcctcctccacctcagcaggaggaggagggggcggctgagggggaggggggacagtCTGGCTAACAGGATCAGTGGAAAGTGGGATGGGAGCGACCGTAGCAACAGGGGTCTGATGAGTGGATTCGCTCGCCTGCACTTTGTCCATTACAGGATCAGCTGATAAGCCCTGCTGCGCCTGTACCTCTGCTGAAACTCCTCGCTCGTCCACGCCGGGAGAAGAGTCCTGGACCTCTCTGAATGGCTGCCGCTGTCTGTGATTTCTGAGTCTTGGGTTTGGGTCGCCGTGACGGCGGTAGCGGGTTACGGCAGGCCGGTGATGCTGAACGGGACGTGGTTCTGCATCGTGACTATCGCCTCCGTCGGACCTGGATGGCGCCGTCGCTGGAGCCACACCGGgactctgagcctggctctgacCCTGCCCTTGCCCTGATGGAGGCCGCCGACGGTGGCGAGGGGGTCCCCGACCTGCAGGCggatggtgatggtggtggtgaggctgatgatgatgatgatgatggtgttgatggtgatgatgggGATTGATCTCCCCGTCCTGATTGAGCATCTGGCAGGGCCTCCAGGACCGACGCGCAGGAGCCTCCCCGGTGGTCCCGTTGGGCTGCCTGCTCCTCGGAGCGCCTGGCGCCGCTTTGTGCTCTTcgcctgcttcctcctcctgatacTTATGGCTCATGACTGAGTTGTGAGTCAACTCTTAAATTTCAGAACATGCTCCTCTTGTCTCCGATGAAACCCTGATCATAGGGATATCtgggagaaacaaaaacaggacaaaaagTCAAATGTCATAAAATggtcaacagaaagaaaatcttttaattttttaaataaaacctcCTGATTGAATTGTGTGGTTCACCCTTATCATGAAATCCCTGTAGCAACACATTCAGACTGTTAAGACAGTTAGAAACGATTTATCACAGTAGAGAACAGATTTATCTAAACCTGCAACCctgatttcagttcatttcCATGTGCTTCAACGTTCTGAAAATCTGAATTAGCCATTCCTTCTTCTAACACTGAGGATCCGCTTCTATTTTTAACACAGCACAGTAATTTCTCTAACTAGAATCTCCAGCAAGTTTTCAGCCTACTCTCTACTCCCacctcccagcatgcatctgtGCCTTAAATTCTTTTTTGTACTCTCCACCAGCACGCTCCAACCATATTAAACAGCGATAGCTATGAAGTACTCGGGGTTGGCTTGCACAGCGATGCTCAGGCGTGGTCTTgctttgtcagtttgttttgcgTTTGGAACGGCCGACGGGtgggaaaaatgaagacatctGGATACTTCGAGGTTCTCAATGATAACACAAGTTTTTAAAGATCATCAGGGATATAATGGGTGCAGTTTATCTGACTTTTATCTCTTGAATTTGTTGCGTGTAACCATAGAGACACTGCCTTCAGAGACTGCCAGACAATGCCTGGTACAATCTATTTTCGGTTGGAAGCATACCGAAGCATTTTATCACCgaatgaaaagaaatacaaaatgcTGCGACTTGTTtagcaaaacacaacaacagcaaaccaGCAGTATTACCAACACCTAATTCAATCTCTCTTCCAGACATCAATAGCTTTACAACAACTCATGCTAAGTGAGATAGAACATGACACCTGAATGCTTGTTCAAAACGTATCTGTGAACTCGCCAAATAAACAGAATTGAACACAgaatacatacacacaaaaacaacgaTTTCATAAATGTCTCCAACAACACTTCTTAGAAGCATCAGACACTAAAACCAGTCCGTATCGATCTTGACTGCATCAATGTAATTTGCCCCATCTGAGTGGCAGCCGGACTGTCTGAGTGCATCAAtatttcactcattcatcctTCTGGCAGCAAATTCAGTCAATGTATGCGGACAATGAGGACAGTAGCTTACATTTCATTAttccagtttgtgttttcaggacgTCCGTCCCTGGGCATGCTCACATGCTACGCAAATGGAAACACCGAAGCTGAATGTCACATTGGGGGCTCCCTGTCTCTGCACCACTCATAGTGAAAGTCTAAATCCTCTGGGATACAGTGCACTTTAATCTGCCCCGTGTTCATCCGTCCACCAGCAGCTGGCAGATGgcacaggaggagaggaggaggaggaggaggaggaggaggaggaggaggaggagggtcggGCAGGAGGACAAGGAGGGACCTCTGTCTGGTATCTGATAAGACCTGACAGAGAGGAATGGATCGGGCAGCCATCTGAATAATAAATGCCCTCTGCGAACGAGAGGCTCCGGTTTGATATTTATTCAATATGACGACGCTATCGGGGCGTCCATCAGTTATCTACCGTCGCTGGCTACGCCGAGTCCGAGGTCAACAAGCTGAGAGAGGACGCCGGGGCACGACCCCACGAGACGATTCAGGAATGACaaagtggaaacaggaaaaggttgaaaagacaaCTGCACCGCCGCATTCGAGGAAAGAACAAGGCTGGAGCTTCTTGTGAAGACAACGCATTAAGGCCGAAGAGCATCTCCCATTACTGTTATTTATCTGGCGCTAATGATCGCACCAATCCATTAAAATGTGACTATAAACATAAAGAATCATCTTCTGTGGAGCTGAGCGGGCAATGTCACCCCATAGTGGGGGGGTGGCGACCATACAGTAACATGCTAGCATGTATGCTACTAGCATACAGTAGCATAATAGCTTCTCTGTAATCTTTAAACTTGTCCGATCAGGCTGGATTGGACCCTCTGGCAGGCCGTTTGTTTGGCCTGCGGACCAAATATTTGACATTCCTGAAGTAAAGAATTCAAGCCCATATTAGCTCATTTAAGGTGCTCATTCCCAGCAAACCGCAGCCTGGACTTTAAACACAGAAAAGCTAAAGAAACACAGCGTTAGGCTAATCTATtaacaacacagtcatttaacATCAAATACCTGTTAGTGTATGGAGGTGACAAGAAGTGTAAATTAGCATAATAAGCCCTTTTGACCTCCCACTGATATCCTATCAATAAATAAGGAAGTAGTTGTTTTCactatttttcagctttttggaggttcaccacttcctgaaagAAGTAAATACTTCTTTAATTGCTACATACTTAAATTCTACATAGACACACACTTTCCTGTGCAACAGGTAGAACAGTGTTTCTCTGACAAATGATAAATGTTGTGGCCACAAACGACTCCCTGTGAGAACACTGTGGAAAAACAGTAGTGGGGAAACAAATGCGATAATCTAAGGACAAGATGGGTAAACAATAAGCCGAAACTCCAGATTAGCTCACGGCAGAGACAAGAGGAGCCAGGGATTAGGTGATCATTCCTGCAGGTACCACAACAAGTACTTTGCGTAAAGCGCACTATTATCATTGTTTCAGGTGGAGGTTCCCAACCTGAGTCCCTGAGGgcggaaaataaagaaaatctgACAAGGGGGACTTTTTAGAAACTGCAGCGAGAAGCTGATCGTGCTTttctgcagaggacagagggaaTGTTCCCACCAGTTTTTGCCGtcactgtgatgtttttaataagaagAAATTACAGTTGAAGGAACGGATCACTTACAGAACGTACAGGCTTGATGCTGGACTGTGATGCAGCAGACGGTTAACACAAGataattttcattttatgcACATAGAACCTATAAATTGAATATGCTGGACGTAGACGAGACACACGGGGTCAAAGGTTAATACTGATCCTGTAATCTGAGTGCAGCTCGCCACCGCCAGGACGAAAACACGACGGGGGAAGCAGTGGGAGCGAGGGCGGACTCCCTGGAAGGGCGAGCGTCCCTCCCCGGCCGACGTCCGAGGTCGAGCGTCGGCGGGCGGACGGGGGCGGTCCGGGGTCGCCGGGGTCACAGATGGCCCTGGCAGCGCGGCTGCTGAGCCGGACCAAGCCTGCAGAGCCGTGAGCCGAGCTGTGCACATCCATCTGTCAGGCTGCAGTGAAAGCAGCGGGGCGGGGGATTTACCGGCCCATTAACTCGCTGATCTTATACCGACAAACACTCGCCGACAACAACACACGTGGGTGTGCTGCGCGGACACGTAAAGTCCTTGAATGATCGCATCTATTAACAAGCGTTTAACCGCCACATCAGTGTACCTGTCATTTCATGAATCATTCAGTCAATCAGAGCAGAAATAGCTCAGAACCCCAGAAAACGTCAGCAACGCTCTGCAGTTTGCAGCATTTTGAGGTCTGAAAAGCTGTAATTTCACAGTGAGGGTCAAGAGCAGTGTTACAAAAGGGGTCTGGAAGATACTTGGAGTCCAATCCGAgcatattttaaaaagaaagaacaagatCAAATGAAAAACTCTGCAATCGAGCTTTTTCTATCAGTCTGCCCGAGAAAATGAAGCTGGCAGAATCAGGGGCTGCTTCTAAGGCCTGGTTTACGAGatagtgttttctttttcagcgtTTTCGTATAGTGTTTTATACGACAGTGGTGgtgtagatggacaataacagcgtttgtctccagagtgtcatgactccgtCATAGCTATTATATATTAAATCTGCATCTGGAAAAGGTCGGGCCGaattcacacaaaaataaaaattaaacctGCATCAACACTCCAATGACAACTCAACCTGGCAACGCTCCAGATTCCTTTCAAGAAAGGCTGCTTTCCCCTTTTCCCATCTTTAGCCAAAACAttccagtgaagacaaacaccattGGACACGCCGGCTCTCACCAGCATGGGACATTTACTCGCTCCTTCTGGGTTCCACGAAAACATCTTTTGATGGGTTTCTTTCACAGCTGAAACTACCACTGCAACATGTATTGAATCCAATCTGGAGGCAGAACCTTCTCATCACGTTTTTCCTCTAAAATCTGAACTTTTCCCACAGAGATGAACAGAAATGTTCATCGACTGGCAAAACACGAAAGCAGAACATCTTGATATTTTGCCGATTCCAGGCATGAAATGAAAGACGAGCCCTCCAGATCGTCAGATGTAATGATTATCATTTGTTCTCACGTTATGTAACAGACATGAAGAGCTCCAAGTGTCTTTAAACAGCAAGAACCCACATCACGCTGCCACAGGACGCTCCATGACTCCTCTGgatgttacaaaaaaaaaaaaaaaaaacatgaataatagAGGAAAGCTGAACATTAGTTGCATCAGCCTGCAGATCTGATGAGTGAGTGATtcatcctctcacacacacactgaggacgcATACGGTCCAGGTCGGGATGCACCACGGCCACAGTGTTCCCTGCAGGCTGCTCCGCTCCGCGGCTGTGGAGGGAGAGGATTAGTCCACAAACAAGTGCAGAACTGGCAGGTGCGTTCACGGTGGATGCCTGCGTTCCCTCCCGGTGGCCTTCAACTGTTTCATCCCGCGGATGAATCGGTGAGCGGTGACGGTCGGACTTGTCGCGGATGCGGTGCGCATTTCCCCGTGCGTGTGTTTTAAAGGGGATATGAAATGTGACGCGGAGTGTCAGCCGGCGGggagaaaagctgctgttttcGCTTCTCGGCAGGTGCGCTCGGCGCAGAGGAAGCCGTGACATTCGCTCACTTACCTGCATGTCAGCGGAGGACGGGCCCCGGCGCGCATCTCCCGCAGCCTCCGTCCCTCCGTGGCGCTGCTCCGGctggctcggctcggctcggctcggcttgTCCCTTCCAGACAACTTGGTGGGATTA is from Salarias fasciatus chromosome 7 unlocalized genomic scaffold, fSalaFa1.1 super_scaffold_4, whole genome shotgun sequence and encodes:
- the LOC115382794 gene encoding amyloid-beta A4 precursor protein-binding family A member 1-like, coding for MSHKYQEEEAGEEHKAAPGAPRSRQPNGTTGEAPARRSWRPCQMLNQDGEINPHHHHQHHHHHHHQPHHHHHHPPAGRGPPRHRRRPPSGQGQGQSQAQSPGVAPATAPSRSDGGDSHDAEPRPVQHHRPAVTRYRRHGDPNPRLRNHRQRQPFREVQDSSPGVDERGVSAEVQAQQGLSADPVMDKVQASESTHQTPVATVAPIPLSTDPVSQTVPPPPQPPPPPPAEVEEDLQEHKSGGEEVSEEVKENTAEEEEEVLEQEDCQAVAGQQSCSPDEKPDERAEQVEEDQEEVTGHVDEDPAGQGSEITDLCSDTESAASLSMDGPLHSPPPLQSPTPPSSPDVPPFPQLDHFSEDTSMSPIPDSETLPDEDDEDCSESCSLSHSTSCSESYPKTYAEFYTESHQKTYHEPAYSEPKSHPNSFPEPLKTSYPELLKEPRRRRTEPNTVPQMSRQEPYTNRRQENVQKGTRNPPTENSHHAPRPGRDRGLRHSPQDRSVGCRLHHYDGQSDGESDSDDHSPVPKIHRHASKPQETQAKTSSSGQSSSGETPDERGEEGTKASGDAISLAIKDIKEAIEGVKTKTVRSPYTPDQPVEPIWVMRQEVSPTEESYPLQTSTGHSSPRSPSHSAVESPSRYSPVSPQRAESSRPPNPQHYHQQQPQHNHHHHQHQHQHHQHQQQQQGPQPQQRDAARPPQTCAPPQAYSGQAPPHQHQRCQHQQQAPAPQTRAQVQPQSPPQKPTVQEIRRSLPPFPTFVDVPGPCDPEDLIDGIIFAATYLGCTHLLSERTPTKSARMQQAQEAMSRVRAAQKQAKNRKKSPDGEPPSTAEVDLFMSTQRIKVLNADTQESLMDLPLRTISYIADIGNMVVLMARGKMVRSRSAQENLEHTAEQTTLAHDDRRLYRMICHVFESEDAQLIAQSIGQSFSVAYQEFLRANGIDPEDLSQREYSDLLNTQDMYNDDLIHFSKSENCRDVYIEKQKGEMLGVVIVESGWGSILPTVIIASMMHAGPAEKSGRLNIGDQIMTVNGTSLVGLPLSTCQSIIKGLKSQSRIKMNIVRCPPVTMVLIRRPDLRYQLGFSVQNGIICSLMRGGIAERGGVRVGHRIIEINSQSVVATPHEKIVQILSNAMGEIHMKTMPAAMYRLLTAQEQPVYI